In one Sphingobium indicum B90A genomic region, the following are encoded:
- a CDS encoding M1 family metallopeptidase, with the protein MSFSKILPLMLAAAPLAMAMPALAQTAAAGPAAGVTTQLPRGAAPSHYAITVTPDAANLKFTGKVKIDLAVAQAMPTLVLNAADLTVSNVTLTPAKGKAIKGSAKIDADAQTVTFDFGKPVQPGSYTLAIDYAGIINTQANGLFALDYSDNDGKAKRALFTQFEAPDARRFVPSFDEPSYKATFDLSAVIPADQLAVSNMPVKSSAAAGPGRKLVTFGTSPKMSSYLLFFGLGELERATKMSGATEVGVITGKGNTGKAQLALDASAAILPYYNDYFGVPFPLPKLDNVAGPGQSQFFSAMENWGAIFTFERALLVDPRFTSESTRRTIYSIVAHEMAHQWFGDLVTMAWWDDLWLNEGFASWMATKVTDKLNPEWEMLLSRVNGRERAMSLDSLATTHPILQKIHTVDEVNQAFDDITYEKGEAVITMLEGFAGEDAWRSGIRAYMKQHAYGNTVTDDLWKAVEGAGAKGVVGIAHDFTSQPGIPLVKVDSAQCQGGSTLLSLSQGEFSRDRKNKTPLKWNVPVMAQTIGGAQQRLILNGSAQVTLPGCGAYVINAGQTGYYRSLYPEANVKALAKDFTKLASMDQIGLLADNFQLGLGGYQPMGLALDLVDAVPADASPAVLAEVPDYLDSAHTMLESDKAAQARVAAYASKKLSPVLAMVGFDAKPGENPQVPVLRSALVSTLGGMGDKAVVAEANKRFAALASNPAALDGPLRNVWLRIIAENADAATWDKLRAMANGAKSDLEKSTTFALLGVAKDEVLAKKALDLAMTDEPGKTTSAAIISAVGGEHSMLAVDYVLAHRQQYEAMIDVSARSQAIARLGGNSADPAMATKLDAYATQYLTPESRKVVDRSIAAIKTRIETRARLKPALTAWFATK; encoded by the coding sequence ATGTCCTTTTCGAAGATACTTCCGCTGATGCTGGCGGCCGCGCCCCTTGCGATGGCGATGCCGGCGCTGGCGCAGACGGCGGCTGCCGGGCCAGCCGCGGGCGTCACCACCCAATTGCCCCGCGGCGCCGCGCCCAGCCATTATGCCATCACCGTCACGCCCGACGCGGCGAACCTGAAGTTCACGGGCAAGGTGAAGATCGACCTCGCCGTGGCGCAGGCCATGCCCACGCTGGTGCTGAACGCCGCCGACCTGACCGTGAGCAACGTCACCCTGACCCCGGCCAAGGGCAAGGCGATCAAGGGAAGCGCCAAAATCGACGCCGACGCCCAGACCGTGACCTTCGATTTCGGCAAGCCGGTCCAGCCGGGCAGCTACACGCTCGCCATCGACTATGCGGGCATCATCAACACCCAGGCGAACGGCCTGTTCGCGCTCGACTATAGCGACAATGACGGCAAGGCGAAGCGCGCCCTCTTCACCCAGTTCGAGGCGCCCGACGCCCGCCGCTTCGTGCCCAGCTTCGACGAGCCGAGCTACAAGGCGACTTTCGACCTTTCCGCCGTCATCCCCGCCGACCAGCTTGCCGTCAGCAACATGCCGGTCAAGAGCAGCGCCGCCGCCGGGCCGGGCAGGAAGCTGGTGACGTTCGGCACCAGCCCCAAAATGTCCTCCTACCTGCTCTTCTTCGGCCTGGGCGAGCTGGAGCGCGCCACCAAAATGTCCGGCGCGACCGAAGTTGGCGTGATCACCGGCAAGGGGAATACCGGCAAGGCGCAACTGGCATTGGACGCGTCGGCGGCGATCCTGCCCTATTATAACGACTATTTCGGCGTCCCCTTCCCGCTGCCGAAGCTCGACAATGTCGCCGGGCCGGGCCAGAGCCAGTTCTTCTCCGCCATGGAGAATTGGGGCGCGATCTTCACCTTCGAACGCGCCTTGCTGGTCGATCCGCGCTTCACGTCGGAAAGCACGCGGCGGACCATCTATTCCATCGTCGCGCATGAAATGGCGCACCAGTGGTTCGGCGACCTCGTCACCATGGCCTGGTGGGACGATCTCTGGCTGAACGAAGGCTTCGCAAGCTGGATGGCGACCAAGGTCACGGACAAGCTGAACCCGGAATGGGAAATGCTGCTCAGCCGCGTCAACGGCCGCGAGCGGGCGATGAGCCTGGATTCGCTGGCGACGACCCACCCGATCCTCCAGAAGATCCACACCGTCGATGAAGTGAACCAGGCGTTCGACGATATCACCTATGAAAAGGGCGAGGCGGTCATCACCATGCTGGAGGGCTTTGCGGGGGAGGATGCGTGGCGTTCGGGCATCCGCGCCTATATGAAGCAGCACGCCTATGGCAACACCGTGACCGACGACCTGTGGAAAGCGGTCGAGGGCGCGGGCGCGAAGGGCGTGGTGGGCATCGCGCATGATTTCACCAGCCAGCCGGGCATTCCGCTGGTGAAGGTGGACAGCGCCCAATGCCAGGGCGGATCGACGCTCCTGTCGCTGAGCCAGGGCGAATTCAGCCGCGATCGCAAGAACAAGACGCCGCTCAAATGGAATGTGCCCGTCATGGCGCAGACCATTGGCGGCGCGCAGCAGCGCCTGATCCTCAACGGCTCCGCGCAGGTGACGCTGCCGGGTTGCGGCGCCTATGTCATCAATGCGGGCCAGACCGGCTATTATCGCTCGCTCTATCCGGAAGCGAACGTCAAGGCGCTGGCGAAGGACTTTACGAAGCTCGCCTCCATGGACCAGATCGGCCTGCTGGCGGATAATTTCCAGCTTGGCCTGGGCGGCTATCAGCCCATGGGCCTGGCGCTCGACCTGGTGGACGCCGTGCCCGCCGACGCCAGTCCCGCCGTGCTGGCGGAGGTGCCGGACTATCTCGACAGCGCCCACACCATGCTGGAAAGCGACAAGGCGGCGCAGGCGCGGGTCGCGGCCTATGCCTCTAAAAAACTGAGCCCGGTGCTGGCGATGGTCGGTTTCGACGCCAAGCCGGGTGAAAATCCGCAGGTGCCGGTGCTGCGTTCGGCGCTCGTTTCCACGCTGGGCGGCATGGGCGACAAGGCCGTGGTGGCGGAGGCGAACAAGCGCTTCGCCGCGCTGGCGTCCAATCCGGCGGCGCTCGACGGGCCGCTGCGCAATGTCTGGCTGCGCATCATCGCGGAAAATGCCGACGCCGCGACCTGGGACAAGCTGCGCGCCATGGCCAATGGCGCGAAGTCGGACCTGGAAAAGAGCACGACCTTCGCGCTGCTGGGCGTCGCCAAGGATGAGGTGCTGGCGAAGAAGGCGCTCGACCTCGCCATGACCGACGAGCCGGGCAAGACCACCAGCGCGGCGATCATCTCCGCCGTGGGCGGGGAGCATTCGATGCTGGCGGTGGACTATGTGCTGGCGCATCGCCAGCAATATGAAGCGATGATCGACGTGTCGGCGCGCAGCCAGGCGATTGCGCGGCTGGGCGGCAACTCGGCCGATCCGGCGATGGCGACGAAACTGGACGCCTATGCCACCCAATATCTGACGCCGGAATCGCGCAAGGTGGTGGACCGCTCCATCGCCGCGATCAAGACGCGGATCGAGACGCGGGCGCGACTGAAACCCGCGCTGACCGCCTGGTTCGCCACCAAGTGA
- a CDS encoding GIY-YIG nuclease family protein: protein MTNKPHGVLYVGITSSLAARVDQHRRGVGSAFCRKYNLYRLVLAEEHDRVEDAIAREKALKAWKRDWKIRLIEESNPEWRDLFDLIV, encoded by the coding sequence ATGACCAACAAGCCGCATGGCGTGTTGTATGTGGGGATCACCAGCAGCCTTGCCGCCCGCGTCGACCAGCACCGTCGCGGCGTGGGTTCGGCTTTCTGCCGCAAATATAATCTGTATCGGCTGGTGCTGGCTGAGGAGCATGACCGGGTCGAGGATGCCATCGCCAGGGAAAAGGCGCTGAAAGCCTGGAAGCGGGATTGGAAGATTCGGTTGATCGAGGAGAGCAATCCGGAGTGGCGGGATTTGTTCGACCTTATCGTGTAG
- the queF gene encoding preQ(1) synthase — translation MTDMPTPLQPSPIHLGQTSALPARPEDAVLDYVPNPRPGKPYLVRFTAPEFTSLCPVTGQPDFAHLVIDYAPAATIVESKSLKLFLGAFRNHAAFHEDCTVGIGERLFAEMNPVWLRIGGYWYPRGGIPIDVFWQSGEPPAGLWLPPQDVPGYRGRG, via the coding sequence ATGACTGACATGCCGACTCCACTTCAGCCGTCCCCGATTCATTTGGGCCAGACCAGCGCCCTGCCTGCGCGTCCGGAAGACGCCGTGCTGGACTATGTGCCCAATCCCCGGCCGGGCAAGCCCTATCTGGTGCGCTTCACCGCGCCGGAATTCACGTCGCTCTGCCCGGTGACGGGACAGCCGGACTTCGCGCATCTTGTGATCGACTATGCGCCCGCCGCGACCATCGTGGAATCCAAGTCGCTGAAGCTGTTTCTGGGCGCCTTCCGCAACCATGCCGCCTTCCACGAGGATTGCACGGTCGGAATCGGCGAACGCCTGTTCGCGGAGATGAACCCGGTCTGGCTGCGCATCGGTGGCTACTGGTATCCGCGCGGCGGCATTCCCATCGACGTGTTCTGGCAATCCGGCGAGCCGCCCGCCGGCCTTTGGCTGCCGCCGCAAGACGTGCCGGGCTATCGCGGCCGGGGGTGA